The Lates calcarifer isolate ASB-BC8 linkage group LG14, TLL_Latcal_v3, whole genome shotgun sequence genome has a segment encoding these proteins:
- the LOC108891961 gene encoding transmembrane protein 185A, with protein MNLRGLFQDFNPSKFLIYSCLLLFSVLLSLRLDGVIQWSYWAVFTPIWLWKLLVIFGASVGTGVWAHNPQYRAEGETCVEFKAMLIAVGLHVLLLMFEVLVCDRVARGNYFWLLVFMPLFFVSPVSVAACVWGFRHDRSLELEVLCSVNILQFIFIALKLDRIINWPWLVVCVPLWILMSFLCLVVLYYIIWSVLFLRSIDIIAEQRRTHITMAISWMTIVVPLLTFEILLVHKLDGHNSLSYVCVFVPLWLSLLTLMATTFGQKGGNHWWFGIRKDFCHFLLELLPFLREYGNVSYDLQRSEDPEAVEDLPVPEPPPKIAPMFHKKTGVVITQSPGKYFVPPPKLCIDMPD; from the exons ATGAATTTAAGAGGACTGTTTCAGGACTTCAATCCCAG TAAGTTCCTGATCTactcctgtctgctgctgttctccGTGTTGCTGTCCCTGAGGCTGGATGGAGTCATCCAGTGGAGCTACTGGGCCGTGTTTACCCCGATATGGCTGTGGAAGCTGTTGGTCATCTTTGGGGCCTCTGTGGGCACTGGGGTCTGGGCCCACAACCCTCAGTACAG GGCTGAAGGGGAGACGTGTGTGGAGTTCAAGGCCATGCTGATCGCAGTGGGGCTCCACGTCCTGTTGCTGATGTTCGAGGTGTTGGTGTGCGACCGCGTGGCGAGAGGAAACTACTTCTGGCTCCTCGTCTTCATGCCCCTCTTCTTCGTGTCGCCTGTTTCTGTAGCAGCCTGCGTCTGGGGGTTCAGACACGACCGCTCTCTTGAG ctGGAGGTGTTGTGTTCCGTCAACATCCTCCAGTTCATCTTCATCGCTCTGAAGCTGGACAGGATCATCAACTGGCCGTGGCTG gtggtgtgtgtcccGCTGTGGATCCTGATGTCCTTCCTGTGCCTTGTAGTCCTCTACTACATCATCTGGTCGGTCCTCTTCCTCCGCTCCATCGACATCATCGCCGAGCAGCGGCGGACTCACATCACCATGGCGATCAGCTGGATGACCATCGTCGTACCGCTTCTCACCTTTGAG ATCCTTCTGGTGCACAAGCTGGACGGCCACAACAGTCTGAgctacgtgtgtgtgttcgtcCCTCTCTGGCTCTCCCTGCTCACACTCATGGCCACCACCTTTGGCCAGAAGGGAGGGAACCACT GGTGGTTTGGCATCCGCAAGGACTTCTGCCACTTCCTCCTGGAGCTCCTCCCCTTCCTGCGAGAGTACGGCAACGTCTCCTACGACCTCCAGCGCAGCGAGGACCCCGAGGCGGTGGAGGACCTGCCCGTCCCTGAGCCGCCGCCAAAGATCGCCCCCATGTTCCACAAGAAAACGGGCGTGGTGATCACGCAGAGCCCCGGGAAGTACTTTGTCCCGCCGCCTAAACTCTGCATCGACATGCCCGACTAA
- the mus81 gene encoding crossover junction endonuclease MUS81 isoform X1, whose translation MPGSEPVRLGRKRALPPCPNPLFLKWLTELRDEAREKGLKIQYVYQKAISSLNKYPLPLQNAKEAKILQNFGDGICKILDEKLQRHLRENGPDAPIHSLNKGAPPPGRPDNNSLAPSRKKNAAADQGTDKGGGGGGGGGGGERRKKKREYVPQKRSGGYAVLLTLYRQSQIPGSKGYMFKMELQTEAQLLSEKSFSVPDLGSKYTAWSSVSTLIQKNLVIKTHNPARYSLTEQGLALAERLESAEQGTKGNTEEGGVEVRSEGEEVEEEEEGGPGVVDLTGSDEDVEEEEKQEDRAQRTKRPGSDVDGTESDSQTTSRKTNGGCLLPGTYEIILCVDFIETTGGSQHRKQELVKELQRNGVNFDVRKLNVGDFLWVAREKVAPVPGQLRAPVARELVLDYIIERKRMDDLCGSIIDGRFREQKFRLKRCGLRRPVYLVEECGTAASHLSLPETTLQQAIVNTQVVDGFFVKRVQDVRESAAYLTVMTRYLTKLYQNRALLCRSRELEGDEGSGEEERGNPSCSLISFAEFNHGAVKNKCQTVREVFARQLMQISGLSGDKAAAILEQYSTPHSLLSAYEQCRSEAEKEKLLSSIRYGKLKRNLGPALSRTVYQLYCTPGALT comes from the exons ATGCCAGGTTCGGAGCCGGTCCGGCTGGGTCGGAAACGCGCCCTGCCCCCCTGTCCGAACCCGCTGTTCCTGAAGTGGCTCACCGAGCTCCGGGACGAGGCGAGAGAGAAGGGACTGAAGATCCAGTACGTCTACCAGAAG GCCATCAGCTCTCTGAATAAATATCCACTCCCGCTACAAAACGCCAAAGAGGCGAAGATCCTCCAAAACTTCGGAGACGGCATCTGTAAAATACTGGATGAAAAACTCCAACGACACCTGAGGGAGAACG GTCCAGACGCTCCCATTCATTCCCTCAATAAAGGAGCGCCCCCTCCTGGCAGACCAGACAACAACAGCCTGGCTCCCTCCAGAAAG aAGAATGCTGCAGCAGATCAAGGGACggataaaggaggaggaggaggaggaggaggaggaggaggggagaggaggaagaagaagagggagtaTGTTCCTCAGAAGAGGTCTGGAGGTTACGCTGTTCTGCTCACCCTTTACCGACAATCACAG ATCCCAGGCAGCAAAGGTTATATGTTTAAGATGGAACTACAAACTGAAGCCCAGCTTCTCAGTGAGAAATCTTTTAGTGTG CCAGATCTGGGCAGTAAATACACGGCCTGGTCGTCAGTCAGCACTCTGATCCAGAAGAACCTGGTGATAAAGACCCACAATCCTGCAAG gTATTCTCTGACAGAGCAGGGTCTGGCTTTGGCTGAGCGGCTGGAGTCGGCAGAACAAGGGACTAAAGGCAACACcgaggagggaggagtggaggtTAGGAGcgaaggagaggaggtggaggaggaagaggagggcgGCCCCGGGGTCGTGGATCTTACTGGTAGCGATGAAGacgtagaagaagaagagaagcaggaggacAGAGCACA ACGTACGAAGAGGCCGGGGAGTGATGTGGACGGGACGGAGTCAGATTCACAGACGACAAGCAGAAAGACGAACGGAGGATGTCTCCTGCCTGGAACCTATGAAATTATTCTCTGTGTGGACTTCATTGAAACCACAGG CGGCAGCCAGCACCGCAAACAGGAGCTGGTCAAAGAGCTTCAGAGAAATGGAGTCAACTTCGACGTCAGGAAACTAAACGTCGGAGACTTCCTGTGGGTGGCTCGGGAAAAGGTCGCACCTGTTCCAG GTCAGTTGCGAGCGCCCGTCGCCCGGGAGCTGGTCCTCGATTACATCAtcgagaggaagaggatggacGACCTGTGTGGGAGCATCATCGACGGACGCTTCAGGGAACAGAAG tTCCGACTGAAGAGGTGTGGTCTGCGTCGGCCCGTCTATCTGGTGGAGGAGTGTGGGACGGCTGCATCACACCTGAGTCTACCTGAGACTACACTGCAGCAGGCCATAGTCAACACACag GTGGTTGACGGCTTCTTTGTGAAGAGAGTCCAGGATGTGAGGGAGTCTGCAGCGTACCTCACCGTCATGACTCGATACCTGACTAAACTCTAccag aaCCGTGCGCTGCTCTGTCGCTCCAGAGAGCTGGAGGGTGACGAAGGCAGCGGCGAGGAGGAGCGAGGGAATCCTTCCTGCTCGCTCATTTCTTTTGCAGAGTTCAACCACGGGGCGGTCAAAAacaag tGTCAGACAGTGAGAGAAGTCTTCGCCAGGCAGTTGATGCAGATTAGTGGTTTGTCTGGAGACAAAGCAGCAGCCATACTGGAGCAATACAGCACTCCACACAG tctcctcagCGCCTATGAACAGTGTAGAagtgaagcagagaaagagaagctcCTCTCTTCCATCCGATACGGGAAACTCAAAAG aaaCCTGGGTCCAGCTCTGAGCAGAACAGTTTACCAGCTGTACTGTACACCAGGAGCTCTGACATGa
- the mus81 gene encoding crossover junction endonuclease MUS81 isoform X2 — protein MPGSEPVRLGRKRALPPCPNPLFLKWLTELRDEAREKGLKIQYVYQKAISSLNKYPLPLQNAKEAKILQNFGDGICKILDEKLQRHLRENGPDAPIHSLNKGAPPPGRPDNNSLAPSRKNAAADQGTDKGGGGGGGGGGGERRKKKREYVPQKRSGGYAVLLTLYRQSQIPGSKGYMFKMELQTEAQLLSEKSFSVPDLGSKYTAWSSVSTLIQKNLVIKTHNPARYSLTEQGLALAERLESAEQGTKGNTEEGGVEVRSEGEEVEEEEEGGPGVVDLTGSDEDVEEEEKQEDRAQRTKRPGSDVDGTESDSQTTSRKTNGGCLLPGTYEIILCVDFIETTGGSQHRKQELVKELQRNGVNFDVRKLNVGDFLWVAREKVAPVPGQLRAPVARELVLDYIIERKRMDDLCGSIIDGRFREQKFRLKRCGLRRPVYLVEECGTAASHLSLPETTLQQAIVNTQVVDGFFVKRVQDVRESAAYLTVMTRYLTKLYQNRALLCRSRELEGDEGSGEEERGNPSCSLISFAEFNHGAVKNKCQTVREVFARQLMQISGLSGDKAAAILEQYSTPHSLLSAYEQCRSEAEKEKLLSSIRYGKLKRNLGPALSRTVYQLYCTPGALT, from the exons ATGCCAGGTTCGGAGCCGGTCCGGCTGGGTCGGAAACGCGCCCTGCCCCCCTGTCCGAACCCGCTGTTCCTGAAGTGGCTCACCGAGCTCCGGGACGAGGCGAGAGAGAAGGGACTGAAGATCCAGTACGTCTACCAGAAG GCCATCAGCTCTCTGAATAAATATCCACTCCCGCTACAAAACGCCAAAGAGGCGAAGATCCTCCAAAACTTCGGAGACGGCATCTGTAAAATACTGGATGAAAAACTCCAACGACACCTGAGGGAGAACG GTCCAGACGCTCCCATTCATTCCCTCAATAAAGGAGCGCCCCCTCCTGGCAGACCAGACAACAACAGCCTGGCTCCCTCCAGAAAG AATGCTGCAGCAGATCAAGGGACggataaaggaggaggaggaggaggaggaggaggaggaggggagaggaggaagaagaagagggagtaTGTTCCTCAGAAGAGGTCTGGAGGTTACGCTGTTCTGCTCACCCTTTACCGACAATCACAG ATCCCAGGCAGCAAAGGTTATATGTTTAAGATGGAACTACAAACTGAAGCCCAGCTTCTCAGTGAGAAATCTTTTAGTGTG CCAGATCTGGGCAGTAAATACACGGCCTGGTCGTCAGTCAGCACTCTGATCCAGAAGAACCTGGTGATAAAGACCCACAATCCTGCAAG gTATTCTCTGACAGAGCAGGGTCTGGCTTTGGCTGAGCGGCTGGAGTCGGCAGAACAAGGGACTAAAGGCAACACcgaggagggaggagtggaggtTAGGAGcgaaggagaggaggtggaggaggaagaggagggcgGCCCCGGGGTCGTGGATCTTACTGGTAGCGATGAAGacgtagaagaagaagagaagcaggaggacAGAGCACA ACGTACGAAGAGGCCGGGGAGTGATGTGGACGGGACGGAGTCAGATTCACAGACGACAAGCAGAAAGACGAACGGAGGATGTCTCCTGCCTGGAACCTATGAAATTATTCTCTGTGTGGACTTCATTGAAACCACAGG CGGCAGCCAGCACCGCAAACAGGAGCTGGTCAAAGAGCTTCAGAGAAATGGAGTCAACTTCGACGTCAGGAAACTAAACGTCGGAGACTTCCTGTGGGTGGCTCGGGAAAAGGTCGCACCTGTTCCAG GTCAGTTGCGAGCGCCCGTCGCCCGGGAGCTGGTCCTCGATTACATCAtcgagaggaagaggatggacGACCTGTGTGGGAGCATCATCGACGGACGCTTCAGGGAACAGAAG tTCCGACTGAAGAGGTGTGGTCTGCGTCGGCCCGTCTATCTGGTGGAGGAGTGTGGGACGGCTGCATCACACCTGAGTCTACCTGAGACTACACTGCAGCAGGCCATAGTCAACACACag GTGGTTGACGGCTTCTTTGTGAAGAGAGTCCAGGATGTGAGGGAGTCTGCAGCGTACCTCACCGTCATGACTCGATACCTGACTAAACTCTAccag aaCCGTGCGCTGCTCTGTCGCTCCAGAGAGCTGGAGGGTGACGAAGGCAGCGGCGAGGAGGAGCGAGGGAATCCTTCCTGCTCGCTCATTTCTTTTGCAGAGTTCAACCACGGGGCGGTCAAAAacaag tGTCAGACAGTGAGAGAAGTCTTCGCCAGGCAGTTGATGCAGATTAGTGGTTTGTCTGGAGACAAAGCAGCAGCCATACTGGAGCAATACAGCACTCCACACAG tctcctcagCGCCTATGAACAGTGTAGAagtgaagcagagaaagagaagctcCTCTCTTCCATCCGATACGGGAAACTCAAAAG aaaCCTGGGTCCAGCTCTGAGCAGAACAGTTTACCAGCTGTACTGTACACCAGGAGCTCTGACATGa